Part of the Virgibacillus necropolis genome, CACCTATACTAGAAATACCAATACTGGACAATAAAATGGAGGGATATTTCCACGACTCTATAAATTTTTTTATACGCATTTTTATTTCCTCCTTGTGAACTCAAACTTGGACAATAAAAAAACTCACCCCCAAGACCTTAAGTCTTGAGGACGAGTTGTTGCGCGCCGTGGTGCCACCCCAGTTTGGTAATATGTCACCATATTATCCTTGATAGGTACAGTATGAAGTCCATACATATACCGTAGCTCTATAACAGGAGCTCCTGTCACACCATCACCCATATGGATCCAATGTGCTGCTCTGAGACTTGTTTCCAACCATTAATTCTTACTCCTTTTCACCAACAGGAGCTCTCTTTGAAGAATTGCCGATTATACTCTTCTCTTCATAGCATTTGTATTTAGTTGTGACCTTTAAAGTTAGATAATCTTACCAAATCTTTAGAGGGAAGTAAAGAGCTTTTTTTATAACTTATACTTATTACTGAAACCTATAATTAACTTTATAGGAAGTAACGCGTTAAGATCCCAATTGCTATTCCAATCACAACGGAAGGAAGAAACATATTTATGATTTTAATTGTAATTGCTGTGGCAAGACAGCCTATAAGAATCGGAAAGGAAATAACGATTTCTCCATCCGCTGGTGTTAAGATTTGATTCACGATAAGTGCTGATATAATTGCAATAGGAACATAATTAAAATACATACGTAAGGTCGGATTCATCTCTCGTCCTGACATGAATTCCACACCGATGACCCGTGATAAATAGGTAGAAACGGATAATAATCCTATTAGTATCCAATTATTAATCATCTCTTGACCTCCTCTTTAAATAAAGACCTACAAGCGGTGATAAAACTCCTGTTATGATGATCGTTAATTCATTGCCCGGTATTAAATACTCAAGGGCAGTGGCTATTATTATAGCAGTTAGCGCGGTTGCGATGATTGGTTTTTCTTTCAATGAAGGGATAAGAAGCGCAACAAAAGTAACTGGAAAAGCTAAGTCTAATCCCCATTTCAGAGGATCAATTTGACCTCCAATGAATGCTCCAATATATGAAGAGATAATCCAAGCAACATAGAAGGTACTGGCAACTATCCCAAAATAAAGAGGATCTGGTCCATGTTTTTGAAATCTTGCACTACCTAAGACAAATGGTTCGTCTGATACTCCAAAAGATAATAACCATCTCCATTTTTTCTTGGCAGGAGCAAAACCTTCAGCAAGGGCAGCCCCGTATAACAAATTGCGCAAATTTAACAAAACAGAGGTGAAAAGAACACTTGTAAAAGTTGCTCCAGATGCCAACATTGCGACAGTCACCATTTGGACGGAACCTGAAAATACCAATAAGGACATAGCTATAGTACTCGCTAAACTAAGATTGGCTTGAGTTGCGAGTACACCATAAGATAAACCATACGCCGCAATGGCTATTGCTAGCGGTAAAGCTTCGATAAAACCAGTTTTAACAGTTCGCTTTTTTGTATCCATCTTCATAAAAACTCCTTATCCTATGTTTATCAAATCCATAATGAGATGGAAAAAGCCATAAACTGGGTGTTAAATAAACATATAGTTTGGTATACTAAAACTTAAGTTAAAGTTTATTATACTATACTTTTTCTATTTTTGTATATTATAATTAAATTAAATATATATTATAATATACCAATATGTAAAAACCAGTTCTTTTAATTGAAGGAGGACAAACATGAATACAGAAAACCTTTTTAGAGAAGGAGATATGGGGAAGCGCATTGGTGCTAATCTACGGAAATATCGAAAAAGTAAAGGAATGAGTATGGAGGCCTTGGCAAAACAAATCGGGGTCAGTAAATTAACATTGATCAAGATCGAACACGGGGAGGCTAACCCTACATTATCCGTCATCTGGAAAATTGCCGACGGGTTAAAAATACCGATAACTGCATTATTATCAATTGAATCGGATGTCTCTGTTACCCGCAGGGAGGAAGGACTGAAACTGATGAGTTCCGATGAGGTGTTTGTCGCTGAGCCTTTATTTCGTTCCCATGACTTTGAACTATATCGTGGATACCTACAGCCTGGGAGTGGATATCTGTCGAAAGCACACCAAACGGGGGTGATGGAATTTGTTACAGTTATGTCCGGCCAACTGACTATGGAACTTGATGGAGATGTTTATCACTTGGATGAGTACGATTCTATTCGTTTTAAGGGAGATACTTCCCATAAGTATGCTAATCCATCTTCCGTCTTAACGGTTTTGCACTTTGTCATTTCTTATAATAATCTCTAAAAAATGAACTGGGAATATTCATAGCGAATTATGTTATGACAAAAGAATGAGCAATAATAATGATTTTAACATGAGGTACCCAACTTCAAGACTGTCATTTTACTAAAGTTACAGGATTTTAGAAATTAAATTAGGGTACCAGTAAGGTGTTCCGTAAACAGGACATGTTTGTGCAATAAAATATGATAAGCTGAATGCGTAAAGTTAAACAAAAAGGATGAGGATATTATGATGAAATTAAAAATTACAACATTTGTTTTAGTTGGAGGACTTGTCGGCGCTTTAACGGATGGGATAATGATAGGGGTTGGCGCATCTGCATTAGTTTTTATAGCGTATCAGCTAGAGAGATTTTTAGAAGTAAATGAGAAGAAATAAATAATAGAGCGCTTTTGTTTAGCATCAGCAAAAATTTCGATATAGAAAGGATTGACTCATTTATATCAATAAAATTGATTTGAGATAATATAAAAAAATAGCACCGCAAAATGCGATGCTATTACAAACGGAACTTGTTTTTAAAGTACATAAGGGCCAAAGAAAGTTGTTAACAGAAGGATATGAATTCCAACAAAGTACATGATGCGTATGGTGACATCCCATTCATTTGCTCGTTTTATTATTTGCACGATAGCAAAAGATATGGCGGCAAATACAAACATATAAAAATAGGAGCTACCTTCAAAGGTTAAATAATTTGGTGCATTTATATAAATATTGTTTACGAAAAATTGATTTTTCCAAACCAGTGCTGCGATAGCATAAATTCCAATTCCTGTATAAAAAACCCAAACAGGGTCTCGATCAATTGTTCTGCTTCTGAAGAAATACATTAGCGCGATGAACACAATTGGCCATATAAACCATACAGAAGAAATTGCAACAGCGAATATAGATGCAGTTAACATACCAAGCGTTTTCCCCAGGGTCCGTATCCAGTCATCTTGATTAAAACCAGTGGCTTGACTGATTGCAGCAATATCACTGGATGAAAAGTTAATAGCGTTGCCATCTGAGTCTAAATCAAGCCACGCAATTGTTTCCTCATTCACCCATTGCGGTTTGACCGATATCGCAGGTGTATTACTACGTCGCTCGGTGGCTGTTGTGCCATCCTCATTTATCGTTGCCTTATAAATATTGAAGGCGCTGTTATCATTGTATTGTGTTTCGGTTTGACCATTTGCTTGAAATAATAAACTCGGGTTGCCATCGTTGTATGTTAGAACGACATTGGAAATCTCTGTTAAATCATTATTTCCAGCTGGGTCTTGTAGTCTTATTTCTTGTAATGGTTGCGGAGTTTGTTCCGTAATCGTTGTTTGCATAAA contains:
- a CDS encoding AzlC family ABC transporter permease gives rise to the protein MDTKKRTVKTGFIEALPLAIAIAAYGLSYGVLATQANLSLASTIAMSLLVFSGSVQMVTVAMLASGATFTSVLFTSVLLNLRNLLYGAALAEGFAPAKKKWRWLLSFGVSDEPFVLGSARFQKHGPDPLYFGIVASTFYVAWIISSYIGAFIGGQIDPLKWGLDLAFPVTFVALLIPSLKEKPIIATALTAIIIATALEYLIPGNELTIIITGVLSPLVGLYLKRRSRDD
- a CDS encoding AzlD domain-containing protein — its product is MINNWILIGLLSVSTYLSRVIGVEFMSGREMNPTLRMYFNYVPIAIISALIVNQILTPADGEIVISFPILIGCLATAITIKIINMFLPSVVIGIAIGILTRYFL
- a CDS encoding helix-turn-helix domain-containing protein, giving the protein MNTENLFREGDMGKRIGANLRKYRKSKGMSMEALAKQIGVSKLTLIKIEHGEANPTLSVIWKIADGLKIPITALLSIESDVSVTRREEGLKLMSSDEVFVAEPLFRSHDFELYRGYLQPGSGYLSKAHQTGVMEFVTVMSGQLTMELDGDVYHLDEYDSIRFKGDTSHKYANPSSVLTVLHFVISYNNL